From Kwoniella europaea PYCC6329 chromosome 3, complete sequence, one genomic window encodes:
- a CDS encoding uroporphyrinogen decarboxylase — translation MSSSSEYAIPSLTNVDKWREIEQSFPPLKNDLLLRAARGEETERAPVWVMRQAGRYLPEFLEVRKSHSFFECCQTPSIASQLTLQPIDRYPRLDASIIFCDILVVPQALGMEVLMEPSKGPVLPAPIRNPSDLSRLNQDVDVQKELGYLFEAITLTRKGLGGRVPLIGFCGAPWTLMAYMCEGGGSKTFENSKSWLYKYPKESKELLRKVADVCADLLVGQVLAGAQMLQVFDSWAGELTPYQYAEFALPPCIYISHKVKSILKQLGHPGVAITLFAKGANAPSTFKLLSDPKVTGYDTLGLDWTVDPVEVRDYVGRKVNLQGNFDPTVLYGGKEGIEKEVERLSERWKAAGGGWIANLGHGITPNVKPEDMGWFLECVHKYSKRA, via the exons ATGTCTAGCTCCTCCGAGTATGCCATACCGAGCTTGACCAATGTCGATAAATGGAGGGAGATCGAACAGTCTTTCCCTCCGTTGAAGAACGACCTGTTACTTCGTGCTGCCAGGGGTGAAGAGACTGAGAGAGCTCCCGTGTGGGTCATGAGGCAGGCAGGGAGGTATCTACCCG AATTTCTTGAAGTTCGCAaatctcattcattcttCGAATGTTGTCAAACTCCCTCCATCGCCTCTCAACTCACTTTACAAcctatcgatcgatatcccCGACTTGAcgcatccatcatcttctgtgaTATCCTCGTCGTCCCCCAGGCATTAGGTATGGAAGTGTTGATGGAACCTTCCAAAGGTCCAGTCTTACCTGCTCCTATACGTAACCCCTCCGACCTGAGTCGATTAAACCAAGACGTAGATGTACAGAAAGAATTGGGTTACCTGTTCGAAGCTATAACCCTCACTCGAAAGGGTCTAGGAGGGAGAGTACCATTGATAGGGTTCTGCGGTGCTCCATGGACGTTAATGGCGTACATGTGTGAAGGAGGTGGTTCAAAAACTTTCGAAAATTCAAAATCTTGGTTATACAAGTATCCAAAAGAGAGTAAAGAGCTGTTGAGAAAGGTAGCGGATGTTTGTGCGGATCTGTTGGTCGGTCAAGTATTGGCTGGTGCTCAG ATGCTCCAAGTATTCGATTCCTGGGCCGGTGAATTAACACCGTACCAATACGCCGAATTCGCCTTACCTCCATGTATCTACATCTCACACAAGGTCAAATCAATCTTGAAACAACTAGGTCATCCCGGAGTGGCCATAACGCTCTTCGCAAAAGGTGCCAATGCTCCTTCTACCTTCAAACTCCTTTCGGACCCAAAGGTGACAGGATATGATACCCTAGGATTGGACTGGACAGTTGATCCAGTGGAAGTGAGGGATTATGTGGGCCGAAAGGTGAACTTACAAGGTAATTTCGATCCGACGGTGTTGTACggtggtaaagaaggtatagaaaAGGAAGTTGAGAGGCTAAGTGAGAGATGGAAGGCTGCTGGGGGAGGTTGGATAGCTAATTTGGGTCATGGGATTACACCGAATGTGAAACCTGAAGATATGGGTTGGTTCTTGGAGTGTGTACACAAGTATTCAAAGAGGGCGTAA